A window of the Rhineura floridana isolate rRhiFlo1 chromosome 13, rRhiFlo1.hap2, whole genome shotgun sequence genome harbors these coding sequences:
- the LOC133369139 gene encoding uncharacterized protein LOC133369139, which yields MEGVPLVYLKVPNKTRWNSTFDALRQLHELLSTVPLKMHAIMDRCSLSRITAAETEVVQEYTEIMEPLAQSLDILQRENGMFMGYLLPTLCNLDRKLEGLENKPERYTYCFQLLRGVREALRKQFAAIWEDKRLLLAACLHPRFKLDWLESCQATTHTNKYTMEALLKAEIKMGVLNEDSDQFSDKDQEGDDLEDDFFNFLPQGKKSAVDTAEEELVRYLRSPSREVSSLHGFPRVLRCFLQHNTGMPSSAAVERLSSTGGNVMTVKRHSLSDMFFEHLVLLRHNRNIIKAFQV from the exons ATGGAGGGAGTTCCCCtcgtgtatctgaaggtaccgaataagaccaggtggaattccacctttgatgcgttgaggcaactacatgagctcctgtcaactgtgccactaaaaatgcatgccataatggaccgctgctccttgtccaggatcacagctgctgagactgaagtggtacaggaatacacagagattatggagccactagcccagtccctagatatcctgcaacgggagaacggcatgttcatggggtatttgctaccaacgctctgcaatctggaccgcaagttagaaggactggaaaacaaacctgagaggtacacatactgttttcagctgctgagaggtgtgcgcgaagccctaagaaagcagtttgcagctatctgggaggacaagaggcttcttctggcagcctgcctacaccctcgcttcaaactagattggctggaatcgtgtcaggccaccacccataccaacaa atacacaatggaagccttgttgaaagctgaaataaagatgggtgtacttaatgaggacagtgatcagttttcagataaagaccaggaaggagatgacttagaagatgacttctttaactttctgccccagggcaagaagtcagcagtggacactgctgaggaggaactggtgaggtacctgaggtctcccagcagggaagtgtcatcactccatggctttccacgtgtgctgcggtgttttttgcagcacaacacaggcatgccttcaagcgccgcagtagaacgcctgtccagtactggtggcaacgtaatgactgtaaaaagacattccttgtctgacatgttctttgagcatcttgttcttttgagacataacagaaacattataaaagcatttcaagtgtaa